In Nitrospirota bacterium, the DNA window TCCGTCGACTGTCTTGGGGCTCGGCCGGGGGGACCCCGAGCTTGTACAGCATGCAGGCGCTGCCCAACAGAGACGAAGCGAGCTTCCGCGAGCGCAGCGACCATCGTTTTCCGAACACCATCTGGCCGGTGTAGAACAGGTGCATCGGCTGCGTGCAGAGGACGAGGAAGTTGTGTCTCTGGAAGCTCTCGACCCAGTGGCGCCGGTTGAAGGTTCTCAGCTCCGTGAAGACCGTGCCGGTTTCGCCGTGCCGGGGCGGGACCGCGTCGGCCCGCAGCATCCCGACGATGTTCAACGAGACGCGCGCAGCGCGCTTCGCCTCCGCCAGGGTGAATCGCCTCGGCAGCAGCATGGGAGCGAGGCCGAGCGCCCGCTGCGCCAATTCGACATAGTGCGTCACGATCGTCCAAAAGCGCCAGACGGCGGTGGGCAGCACATGCACGCAATAGCCTCCCGGCTTGAGCACCCGGCGGCTTTCCCCGTGGATCGGCTCAAGGTCGGCAATGTGCTCCAGGGTATTGGAGGAAAACACGACGTCGAAGGTCTGATCTTTAAACGGAAACGCCTTGCCGTCATATTCGACGACCGGAAAGACGCGCGCGCCACGATAGTTGGAAGCCGGCACGTCGATGGAAGCCACCTTGAATCCTCGACTGGCTAACAGCTTGGCCTGGTAACCCGTCCCTCCCCCGATTTCCAAGATCCATCCTCGTGGAGTGAAATGTTTGACGATCTCGTTGATCTCGTGCTCCCGGACGATATGGAGGAATTCGGTGGAAAACACGGCCCCACGTCCCGAGTTAGCTTCGCACGCCGATGTACACCAGATGCGACTGGCTCCCCACGAGTAGATTCTTGCTCTCCTCGGCCAGCGGCTCAGGATTCTCGGCGACCAGCTTCTGGCCGCGGATGAACCGCTTGAGTCTCTTGACGAGCCTTCGCTCCTCGCGGGCCTTCGCAGCCCTTTCCTCTTCGTCCTGACGTCTCTTGATGGCTTTCAAAGCCTCGATGGGAAACCGCTGATCGGAAAAATCCACTTGATGCAGGAACAGGCAACTGAACCCCTGCCGCCGAAGAAACTCCGTCAATCGGTCCGGGGTGAACGAGCGCACGTGCTGCCAGCGATGGAACAACGTCTCGCACATGGGACAGTAGGCAGACCCCAATTCGAGATCTTCCGCATTGGGGGTCGTCACGATCAACGTGCCGCCTTCGACCAAAAATGACCTGACCTTCTGGAACGCTCCCTCCAACTCCTCGTCGAGGATGTGCTCGATGACCTCCACCATCAGGACGACATCGAATCGCTCGGGGCCGCCATCCTGTACGACGCCCAAATACTGGGGATGTTGGGACATCTCGCCCGGAATGCGAAGGCGGCGGGCCACGACCGGCTCGTACGCGGCGGTCGCAAATCCCCTTTCAACAAGAGCCCGCACGAGGTCGCCTTCTCCCGCACCGAAATCCAGATGGCGCCCTTGAGGTTTCAAGTGACCGCCGACCAGTTCGATGAGGTACGGAGCCGCCACTCTGGAGAAGTTGTATTCACGCAGTCTCGTCTGGGAGACGCCGGACCAAAAGCGCCCAATGAGTTCAGGGGTCCAATGGATCATCCTGGCCATAACCGTTTGTGGGCACCTACCTGTTCCGCATCGGGTGAGGCGCTCCTTCTTGCGCACGTGAGGCCGATGCCGGCAGCCGCCCTTGTCTCCTAGGCTCGTTATAGATAGCCCGGCAGATCTGTGCGAATCGGTCCGCGCTGGCGGACGGGCTGTGATGTGCCTGCACGTAGCGGCGGCCGTTCTCGCCCAAGCGCGCTCGCAGCGCCTGATCCGAGCACAACTGCCGGACATAACGCTCGAACCGAGCCCAGTCCCCGTTCGCGCAATACCCGATTTTGTGCTTCTCCAGCACGTTCTCCGGATTCACCGTCCAAGAGACAATCGGGGTCGCGCAGGCCGCCGCCTGGAGAAAGGTATTGGGGAAGCCTTCGAACTGCGACGTGTTCACGAACAGCTTGGCCTGTTCGAACAGCGCCATGGTCTCCTCAAAGGGGATGGTTGGCAA includes these proteins:
- a CDS encoding class I SAM-dependent methyltransferase; translated protein: MFSTEFLHIVREHEINEIVKHFTPRGWILEIGGGTGYQAKLLASRGFKVASIDVPASNYRGARVFPVVEYDGKAFPFKDQTFDVVFSSNTLEHIADLEPIHGESRRVLKPGGYCVHVLPTAVWRFWTIVTHYVELAQRALGLAPMLLPRRFTLAEAKRAARVSLNIVGMLRADAVPPRHGETGTVFTELRTFNRRHWVESFQRHNFLVLCTQPMHLFYTGQMVFGKRWSLRSRKLASSLLGSACMLYKLGVPPAEPQDSRRRGAIAVSEKPECVGLRDR
- a CDS encoding class I SAM-dependent methyltransferase, which codes for MARMIHWTPELIGRFWSGVSQTRLREYNFSRVAAPYLIELVGGHLKPQGRHLDFGAGEGDLVRALVERGFATAAYEPVVARRLRIPGEMSQHPQYLGVVQDGGPERFDVVLMVEVIEHILDEELEGAFQKVRSFLVEGGTLIVTTPNAEDLELGSAYCPMCETLFHRWQHVRSFTPDRLTEFLRRQGFSCLFLHQVDFSDQRFPIEALKAIKRRQDEEERAAKAREERRLVKRLKRFIRGQKLVAENPEPLAEESKNLLVGSQSHLVYIGVRS